A window of Chiloscyllium plagiosum isolate BGI_BamShark_2017 chromosome 25, ASM401019v2, whole genome shotgun sequence genomic DNA:
AACTCTGTACATAATTTGTTATCATtgaatgataattaatagactGCACATTCCACTGGGGTTGGAGAAATACAAACACTCCCAGCAATGATGGAAATAATCCACACTCAATACTGCCGCTGAAAAGTGACACTTTCTTTGTGGCCTGGTTGGGATATTGGCCCAATCCTTTTGTTTATGGGTTCTAGTTACCTTGTCAATTCCAAACTTCTTTCTGCAAAACAATCCCTTCCCTAAACCATCCATGTGAACAGTGACATTTTTGAGAGGGCAAAGAGGTCTGACTAAGATAAGTTGATAGATCCAAACAAACTAGAGGGCAAAAAAAGACCCAAAACAAACTCAGACAACAGTCTCTTTCATTCACTCCAACTACCTTGACAAGTTCAATGTATATATTTACATAGGCTGGAAATATAAAGGCAGTCCTTTCAAGAAGTTGGTAGGAATTTGGTGAGAGATAAGGCTGTCACTCGCCCTCACCCTCAGCCTGTTATCTATAACCTCATATAGCCTCCTGTTTCATGGAAAATCTGGCAATGTCACAGTTTCCTCACATTCCACCTGGGTTTCCATTTTTTTGACTCTCCTCCATTAAGTGACAAGTCTGAGACTGTAGGAGCAAAGAGTTGCCACTGATTCTTCCTAACATTCTGTAACTCTGGTGTTTTAAACCGTTTTTGAATTATATGACATGTCAGCTCTTTAATTACAAGGACTTCACAGAGGTTTGTGTTTCCTGCAGATTAAATCAAGATGTTTCTTGCCGACCATTCACCGTTCCCTTGTTGCAAATCCAATTAAAATAATGCATGTGAGTTTTGTTACTGTGTCATTGTGTGAGGCACTCAACCAACCAAACACTGCAGTTAAACACAGTAAACCCTCCCAGTGGATATGACAATCTTCAGTCCTCTCAAACTGATTGCATTTTAAAGCGAAAGTTTATTTCTTCACAAAATGTGAATGTTagggaatttctttttaaaaaggtgcTTGTATCTGGTGTTCTATATTTCTAACAATATATTAAAGGGTACTTTGTTGAGGCTGTTCTTCACTGtgataaatgtttgtttttgaagTGGCAGAATCTCAGTTGCTGAGTTGCTGTATTTTGCTCTAAGCAACCCTTAGGAGTGGTAATACAAATCAGCATAGTTTAATTAACTTTACAGCTGGGCATTTAGTAAAACACtatccctttttaaatattttaaagtatgCCATTATGTTATAGTCAATATAAAATGGAACATCACAGCAGCTCCAATTACTTACAACTTTAATTAACTAACGTCACGCAAATTCTGTTCACAACAGGTCTGACCTGCCCTTTTCTTTAATATTCTGCCTTCACGTAGCAGCAATAAATCAAGTTTAGCAGGCAGTAGCTTTGCATTTTAACCCCAGGCACTGCCTTTCTAGACAGTTTGCTGTGAAACGATTGCTTTTTAAGAATTGTCCATATTCAGCAGATTTCTTGCCAAACtaaagaaacattttattttataaaatagacAAACTTGACAACAAttatattttacaaatatatacAAATGTCCCAATGTGCTTCACAAAGCAAGTGAAGAGCTACAAGATCACAGGGGCTCCCTGTCCACACAAACTCTTTGTTTTATCTAGTGCTTGTTGATCTATTCATGGCTAGAATTAGCTTTACAATAAGACGAGTCGATAAGCTTCGTGGGTCTCTTTGAATCGCCCGTTTACAAATCAGTTCAACTTGTCTGACACTGGCCTGATTTCCATCAGAAAGCAAAATGTGTCATTAAAGAACTTCTGTCGCCCATACCTCTAAGTTCTTTTGTCAGAAGAAGATTCTTTGTGAGCCTTTTATCTGCAGCTGATtgttgaaaagagagagaaaaagaaactatTGCACATTGTTAAAACTGCCCATCTTCAGCAGAATATTGCTTATCCACAAGATACTGAATCTTTTGAAGAGACCCTACTTATCCCTGAAGGCTTCATTTTAAAAGGTAAATAGTTGCTGAGCTGGACAAAATATGATGATTGAACTGTTAAGTCAATCCAGAATTACAGCAGAACACATGCTGTGGGAGCACACACATCCCTGATGATTTTGAGCTCCAAACGTTTTAACCTTTATTTGAACCTCTGCATCCAGCCCAAGTTAGCAGTGCTGCCAGCAATGGAATCTATTTTTCCTTAACATTGTCACTGTAGGCAAGTTGTCTTCAGATTCCCCGTTTTGGGTCATTTGCCTCCTGGACCAACCCTATACACAAACTAAGAAGGGGAAAAGAGATGGACAAACTCATGTTCGGGGCAATACTCATTTCAAACACAAGTTGGTGGGAGTGCGGGTTCATATTTCCCATGTGCTTTCAAAGGAGGTTGAGCTTTTCCGTAGGAGACCCCACTACTGCTGGTAATTACGCTGGCAGGTTTCCTGCGGACCCTTCTTCTGAATCTTCTGCTGCAAATGTTCTGCCAAGACTGCAGGGTCTTGGAACTCCAAATCCACATGCCGCTGGTGATCCCCACCACCAAAAGCATGAATATCTTGACCATAAAAATCTCCACCGCCGGGATGGAGCTGCTCATGGTGCAGTCCAGAGGTTTCGAATTGTTGCCCCCTTTGCATTTCTCCCGCGTTGCTAACAGCTTCCAATAGTCCATGTTGAGGCGCTCATACAAATAACAGGCGATGACACAGGTGGCGGGGACAGTGTACAACACCGAGAAAACACCTATCCTCACCATCAGTTTTTCCAGTTTATCCGTGTTCTCACCACCTGTCTTCATGACCCTCCTGATGTGGAACAGCGCCACGAAGCCAGACAAAATGAACGAAGTGCCAATGATCAGGTAACAAGCCAGCGGGATGAGCACAAAGCCAGTCAATGCATTGACGTCCATGCTGCCCACATAACAGATGCCGGTCAGCTCATCTCCGGCCACACGCCTCATCACCAGGATGATGATGGTTTTGATGGCAGGGATTGCCCAGGCGGCTAGGTGGAAATAGCTGCTGTTGGCTTCGATGGCCTCATGGCCCCATTTCTTGCCGGCAGCCAGGAACCATGTCAGTGTGAGGATAACCCACCAGAGGGAACTGGCCATGCCAAAATAGTAGAGGACCAGGAAGACGATGGTACAGCCGGTGCTCTCCAAGCCCTCCTGGATGACATAGAGGTGGCCACTGTCCCTGTCACAGGCAATGCTGTCCCCTCCAGCGAACAGGCGGATGATGTAGCCCACAGAGTAGACACAGTAACACATGGACAGGAAGATGATGGGCCTCTCCGGGTACTTGAAGCGCTGAGGGTCGATCAGGAAGGTGAGGACGGTGAAGGCGCTGGAGAAGAAGCAGACCAGCGACCAGACGGCGATCCAGACGAAGGCGAACCTCTTGTCCTGAGCGGCCCAGTAAACGTCCACCGAGGGGGAACAGAGAGGGGCGCACGACGCGCTCTTCTCCACCCGGTGGAACTTGTCGTAGTTCTCGCAGGCCGCCTTGGAGGGACTCTCATGGGAGAAGGGGAAGAGCTCCTGGGGGCTGCTGCCTCCCCGGAGGTGGGGCCGGTAGACGGGCGGCAGGACGCTGGAGCCGCGGGGGGCGTCCTCGGAGCCGTTCCTGGGCGCCTCCATGCACAGGTAGTTGGGGTCGTTCTTGTTGGGCAGCTGGCTGCAGTCCAGGGAGTCAGGCCAGCGGAAGCTGAACTGCTCCATGATGGGCGAGCACTTGAGGCGGGCTTGCTCGCACATGACCCGGCAGGCGGGGATGGGCATGGAGACCTCCTCGGTGCACATGGGCGCGTACAGGGAGCACAGGAAGAACTTGAGGTGAGTGTGGCAGCCGTACTCGACCAGGGGCGCGAACTCGTGCAGTTTGATGGCCGCTTCGCGCTGGTCCTCATGCCCCATCAGGTTGGGCATGCGGGTCATATTGTAGCCGATGTCCCGGCACATGGGGATGTCAATGGCCTGGCATCTGCCCTCTCTCTCAGAGCGCTCCGATTCGATCGAGCTGATCGCCAGGTTGCCCAGGATCGACCACCACCAGGTCAGGGTGTACAGGCAACTCACTCTGATCAGCCGTCCCATCTCAAACCCTCTTCCCCCCTCCTCCACCCAACTCCCTTCCAAACCAATTAGTACAACCAGCCGCTCCAATCGTCTCTCTGCTTAAACTTTTTCTCCCATTCAAACTTGTCCCAGAGCTTGACTTCAGTGATGCAAACCCTGGACAGCAAAGCGAGTTCTCCGAACAGAAGGTTCCAACGACAAAAACTGGACAAAAAAGAAATCCGGGGGGTGGGTCGGGAGCGATGGCTGTTTCGGCGTCCCCCTCCCCAGCAAAAGGCAAAATAGTCCCAAGGATCCGTAAGTGTGTCCTCTCGCTTTCACTTCAAAAGGGCTGGTTCCCGTGCGCTGGTGGGACACAGGTAGAAAGGAagtaaacacacactctctctcactcacttacAGAGGCAGCTCTCTGACTGGCAACTGTGAAGTGAGCTAAGAGGGGGCGGACCGTCTCTGAGACTCGGGCGAAAAAAAAGagcagcaaagagagagagagagagagagagaaagggcggGGTGGGGGGCGGTGTTGATCATCAAAAGATTGGCCAAACAACCACTCGGGCGCCTGCCATTCATCTGATACTGACTGGATTTCCGCCACTTTGGTTGAGGGAAATGCAGAAGCAGATATTCTCTCACCCCCACCCATGACCACTCAGTGATTTTATAGCTTCCTTGCGCGAAAGTGcgttcctatcaccgggagatgGGTCGTTCAAACAGACAGCGTGAACTTACAGGCGGTTACAGCCAGAGAAACCACAGCGTTGGAGACCAGAGCCTGGGCAAAACGCACAAACTCCTGATGACCTGATATTTAACTTTCAGAAAGTTTGAAATGCCGCAAGCAGCCACCTCGCTTCCCCACCTCAGCTCCATAAATACAAAGGAATAAAACATCAAGATCagtttgcaaacttagcaacttGGATCTAAGTTGATATTTCGCTATTAAAAGTT
This region includes:
- the LOC122562698 gene encoding frizzled-10-B-like; this encodes MGRLIRVSCLYTLTWWWSILGNLAISSIESERSEREGRCQAIDIPMCRDIGYNMTRMPNLMGHEDQREAAIKLHEFAPLVEYGCHTHLKFFLCSLYAPMCTEEVSMPIPACRVMCEQARLKCSPIMEQFSFRWPDSLDCSQLPNKNDPNYLCMEAPRNGSEDAPRGSSVLPPVYRPHLRGGSSPQELFPFSHESPSKAACENYDKFHRVEKSASCAPLCSPSVDVYWAAQDKRFAFVWIAVWSLVCFFSSAFTVLTFLIDPQRFKYPERPIIFLSMCYCVYSVGYIIRLFAGGDSIACDRDSGHLYVIQEGLESTGCTIVFLVLYYFGMASSLWWVILTLTWFLAAGKKWGHEAIEANSSYFHLAAWAIPAIKTIIILVMRRVAGDELTGICYVGSMDVNALTGFVLIPLACYLIIGTSFILSGFVALFHIRRVMKTGGENTDKLEKLMVRIGVFSVLYTVPATCVIACYLYERLNMDYWKLLATREKCKGGNNSKPLDCTMSSSIPAVEIFMVKIFMLLVVGITSGMWIWSSKTLQSWQNICSRRFRRRVRRKPASVITSSSGVSYGKAQPPLKAHGKYEPALPPTCV